Genomic DNA from Alphaproteobacteria bacterium PA2:
AGTATGGTCGAGGCGTCGTCAGCGATGCGCAGGCCATCGGCTGGGGTCTGGAGTTTGTCCGGGCTCACGGATTGCACAATGTAGGGCGTGACCATGATCACGAGCTCGGTTTCGCCAGACAGGAAGTCCCGGGACCGGAACAGGCTTCCGAGGACGGGAATGGCCCCAACGCCAGGCAGGCCATCCAGGTTCTGCTTTGTGGTCTGGGAAATGAGGCCTGCAATCATCATGGAGCCCCCGGATGGCAGCTCAATGCTGGTTTCAGCGCGGCGGACAGTCAGGGCAGGAATGGTCAGAGCCGTGCCAGAGGTCGGGCTGCCCAGTGTGAAGGCTCCCGTCGTGGTGAGTTCTGAAACCTCCGTCGAGACCTTAAGGGCGATGCGGCCGGAGGACAGGACAACCGGCGTAAAGCCCAGCCCCACCCCGAAAGGTTTGTATTCAATGGAGATTGCGCCCGTGGTGTCCTGACCAACCGGGACAGGATATTCGCCGCCGGCCAGGAACTTGGCGCCTTCACCAGATACGGCCGTCAGGTTGGGTTCTGCCAGGGTGCGGACCATGCCGACCCGTTCAAAGGCCTTGATGGTGGACTCTGCCGAGTTCAGCCCGGGGCTGCCGGATGTGGTCTGGGTCGTTGCGACCCGCGAGGTCCGGGAAACAATCGGGCAGAGTTGGTCAGCCGGGAAGCCGCCGCCGCAGGGCACCATGACCTGAGGCTGAAGTTTGGTGTCCAGCTTGTACCCACCGGTAAGGCCGCCCAGCACTGAGCCGTTCACGGCGAATGTGGCTGCCTGACCCAGCAGGTACTGCGGTTCGCCGAGCTGGTTCAGAACGGCGTTCATGTTGAAGCCCAGCTGCTTGATCACATTGCGCTGCATTTCAACGACACGGACCTTCAGCATGACCTGGTCCTTGCCGGCGATGCTCAGCATGTTGATGACCTGCTCGCCGCCAGCGTCCGCGCCGCCGCCGCCGCCTCCACCGCCACCGCCACCGCCACCGCCGCCAGCGGAGCCCACGGACGCCTTGGCGATCTGCAGGGCCTTGTCGGCGTCGCCCAGGGTGGCCACCTGGCCAGACAGGATCAGGCTGTTGTTGATCGCCTCGACGTGGACCTGGGCGTTGGGGAGGATCCGGTTGATCGTCTGGGCAAGGGACGACACATCGATGTCGACCCGGACATTCAGGGAGAGAACCCGACGACCGGCCGCGTCGAAGAACACGGCGTCAGTGGCGCCGACCTTCTGACCCATGATGAAGATGCGCCTCGGGGTGCGCAGCACGGTGAGGGCTACGCCGGGATTGGTCACCAGGACGTCGCGAACATCCATGGGCAGGTCGATCATCGCCGACTTGCCCTGGGGCAGGGCGAGTGACTGGGAGGATCCACCGGGGGCGGCCAGATCAATGCGGATGGCGCCAGCTGCGGGCTGGGCGATGGCCGCTGGCGCCGGAGGCAGGATCCAGGCGGCGAGGGCCGCCAGGGCGAGAACGAGTTTCGGGGCTCTCATCGGACCACCACTTCTGAGGCTTGGCCGCCGCGATAGACCGTCAGGGTCTGGGGCGGTGGCGGCAGGAGCGACTTGCGGGCGCCGGGGCTCGGACCGCCGCCAATGTCGGTGTAGGCCCGAAGGGCCAGCTGCATTTCGCCCTGCATCTTGCCGCGGGAAATGATGTCGACATCTTCTGCCGGGATTTCGAGAACCGCCACAGCGCCGACCATGGCGGTGGCGCCCTTGTCGGCGAGAGACTTCTGGTCGATCGCCAGGATCCGCACATTGCGCATCAGGGTCTGGGTTTCATAGGACTTACCGTCAGGCCCGGCGCGGCTCTGTATGACATCCACCCGGTCGCCCGGCAGGATGAAGCCACCGACAGATGTTTCGGCGCTGATCGGGATTGAGATCGCCCTCATTCCCGGCGCCACAACGACGGCCATGTAGTTGCTGTCCCCGGCCCGGATGACCTTTGCCGCGGTCAGGGGCTCGCCGATGGCGATGGAGTCCTTCACGATCGCGCCGACAAAGGCCAGCATGGCGTTTTGCGGGGCGATGAGATCCTTGGTGGCCTTTGCCGCCTTGGCGGCCGTCTCTTCAACCGCCGCCTTGATGGATTTGGGCTTGTCGCCGTCAGTCGGCGCCGAGCCGTCGGTAATCAGGGTGGCGTTGAGGGCCTCAAGGGGCCAGGGCTGCCAGCCCAGGTCTTCCTGGGTCAAGCGTGTGCCGACGGGCAGGTTCCGCTTGGCCACAAGAACCTGGGCCATGGGCTTTTCAGGTGGCGGCGGGGCCGCGATGGCGACGGGAGCCGGCGCCTTGGGCGTGGCGAGGCCACGGACCAGGAGGGCCATGACAACCGCTGCAACGAGAGCTAGGCCGAGTATGGCGAGGCGAGCCCGGTTCATGGAGATGCGACCAATTTCCCGCTTTACGGGTTTTTTTCAGCTTATTCTACCTTCTGGAGAATAGACCGGTGCGAGTCCCGACATTTTGTCGTGATCCTCGTTCTGGGGTCGACATGGTTAACGGGTAACTAAAGACCGCCGTCTAAAGGCCCGAAGTGAAGGCCTGCATCAGGGCGGAGGACGGATAGGCGAAGAGGGCCCCCGCCGCGATCGCGACGCCATATGGAACATTCTCGCCGTGGGTGGTGAGACGCTCGAACCAGGGCGGGCCGCCCACGACATAACGGCGCACCCAGAGCGAACGCATGCCCAGCAGGCCAACCGCCAGCAGGCCGCCAGCAACTGCGGTGACCGCCGTAAAGGTGATGAAGCTTGGAAATCCCAGCCAGAAGCCGGCGGCGGCAAACAGTTTTGCGTCTCCGCCGCCAATCCAGCCGAGGCCGAACATGATCACGCCCAGCACCAGGGCGATGACCCCGATGCCGACATTGAGGCCGACAGTCTGGAGGGGCAGGCCGAGGGCAAGGGCCGTAGGGAAGAAGGCGACGAAGGTGCCGAAGGAGATCCAGTTCGGAATTGTATAGCTGGTGACATCCCTGAGGCCCGCCACGATGACCATGGCTGGAAAGACCGAGAGCAGGGCGATCTGCAGGAACTGGATCATGGGTGAACCTTGGAAGTTTGACTTTCAGCCACCGCATTCTGTCGGGCTAGGGTGAATGAAGGATTTAGAACGAAAAAGGGCCGCAGCGCGTGTGCGCTGCGGCCCGATCTCTTTGGACCGAAGTCCAGAGCCTTACGGCATTGCGGCGCCGACCTTGGTGAAGGTCGTGGAGACCTTGCCGGACATGGTCTTCATGACGGCGATCAGGGCAACGGCGATCAGCGACGCGATCAGGCCATATTCAATGGCAGTGGCGCCGGATTCGTCCTTGAGAAAACGCGAAACAAACTGGGTCATACTGTATCTCCTAAAGTTGATGCGGACAGACGGGGAAGGATCAAGCCGTCTGGCCCGCTCGCTCCGAATTCGCAGGGACACTTTCGCCCACCTCGCTTAATTACGAGTAAACAAGACAGTATTGATCAGATTTTTCTTATGGTTTACTGAAATTAATAGTTGAAGTTTGT
This window encodes:
- a CDS encoding pilus assembly protein CpaC is translated as MRAPKLVLALAALAAWILPPAPAAIAQPAAGAIRIDLAAPGGSSQSLALPQGKSAMIDLPMDVRDVLVTNPGVALTVLRTPRRIFIMGQKVGATDAVFFDAAGRRVLSLNVRVDIDVSSLAQTINRILPNAQVHVEAINNSLILSGQVATLGDADKALQIAKASVGSAGGGGGGGGGGGGGGGADAGGEQVINMLSIAGKDQVMLKVRVVEMQRNVIKQLGFNMNAVLNQLGEPQYLLGQAATFAVNGSVLGGLTGGYKLDTKLQPQVMVPCGGGFPADQLCPIVSRTSRVATTQTTSGSPGLNSAESTIKAFERVGMVRTLAEPNLTAVSGEGAKFLAGGEYPVPVGQDTTGAISIEYKPFGVGLGFTPVVLSSGRIALKVSTEVSELTTTGAFTLGSPTSGTALTIPALTVRRAETSIELPSGGSMMIAGLISQTTKQNLDGLPGVGAIPVLGSLFRSRDFLSGETELVIMVTPYIVQSVSPDKLQTPADGLRIADDASTILLGRLNKAYKTKPQPSAGRTYQGPYGYVIE
- the cpaB gene encoding Flp pilus assembly protein CpaB; amino-acid sequence: MNRARLAILGLALVAAVVMALLVRGLATPKAPAPVAIAAPPPPEKPMAQVLVAKRNLPVGTRLTQEDLGWQPWPLEALNATLITDGSAPTDGDKPKSIKAAVEETAAKAAKATKDLIAPQNAMLAFVGAIVKDSIAIGEPLTAAKVIRAGDSNYMAVVVAPGMRAISIPISAETSVGGFILPGDRVDVIQSRAGPDGKSYETQTLMRNVRILAIDQKSLADKGATAMVGAVAVLEIPAEDVDIISRGKMQGEMQLALRAYTDIGGGPSPGARKSLLPPPPQTLTVYRGGQASEVVVR
- a CDS encoding pilus assembly protein CpaA; this encodes MQFLQIALLSVFPAMVIVAGLRDVTSYTIPNWISFGTFVAFFPTALALGLPLQTVGLNVGIGVIALVLGVIMFGLGWIGGGDAKLFAAAGFWLGFPSFITFTAVTAVAGGLLAVGLLGMRSLWVRRYVVGGPPWFERLTTHGENVPYGVAIAAGALFAYPSSALMQAFTSGL
- a CDS encoding Flp family type IVb pilin translates to MTQFVSRFLKDESGATAIEYGLIASLIAVALIAVMKTMSGKVSTTFTKVGAAMP